GTTCGCATAAAAAATAAGGGGGTCAATAGGTCTTACTTTTTTCACTAAACTGACCAATTTTGGCTGATTTTCATTTTTTGCACGCTCAATCGCATCTTTAATGTATTCTTGTACTAACTGTTCGGTCGTTGCAATCACACTACGTCCCCCCGTTCATCTTTTTTTCTTAAGTCTGTAACTAACTTATTATAAACTTTCAGTTCAAAAAAATCTAGCATCGCGATTCATGAGCAAAAATTAATTTTGCTTGTCTAAATTACGCCTTTTCAGTAAACCAATAAAAAAATCTTTATGATCTATTTAGTACCCTTTAGCCCTCAAGAACATTATTTTTATCATACCCTTTTCTATAACCTTTACCTTTCTTTAATTTTCCACTCCATTTCTCTCTTAGCTTCATGAATACCCCAAATCCTCCTAATATGAATCGTGTTTTTTTGAATTTTTAACACATACTACAAAAGCACACTAAATTTTTAAGGGGGAGCTTCATGACACTTTCAAAACAAGAAATCAGTCAGTTAAAACAAAATTTACAGCAGCAGCAGGCTGATATTCAATCGCACTTTGATCAAAATGATCATTTTGGTCTAACTCGAAGCGACGCTCACGATGCTGTAGGAGAACTTTCAAGCTACGATAACCACCCTGGTGACACAGCCACAGAAACATACGAGCGTGAAAAAGACCTTGCACTAAATGAACATGCAAAACAAGAGCTACATGAAATAGAAGAAGCACTGCAGGCAATCGCTCACAGCACGTATGGAACATGCAAAGTATGTGGAGCAGATATCTCATTTGAAAGACTTCAGGCTGTACCAACTACTTTATACTGTAGAGAACATAGCCCATCACAGGATATTCCAAAGCACAGACCTGTAGAAGAAAATGTTCTCCATCACCCATTTGGTCAATACGACTATGACGATACCGAGACGACAGGATACGACGCAGAAGATTCTTGGCAAGACGTTGCGCGTTACGGGACGTCTGAATCTCCTTCTGATTTTATAGAAGATACGTCTAACTATAGTGAAACCTATATTGAGGCGGATGAAGCTATCGGGTACGTTGAAGATTATGAAAACTTTGCCGCTACCGATTTATATGGACAGCCTCTTCCTATTTACCCTTCAAAAGAGCATGAGCGATATGAAAATGCACTGGATGAAGAAGGTACGATGACCATATTTGGAGATTTACCGGCCTATGAGAAAGATCCATACACTGAAAAGGAGTAGTTCTTCATACTACTCTTTTTTCTATTTTTAGTAGGAGCTATGGGAGATGACATCGAATGAATAGGAGATTAGAATTAATAATGAGGTGAACATAATGAATGCACATGAAATTGATTATAAATTGTATGGAGATGACATGCAGTTTGTTGAAATTGAATTAGATCCTTCAGAAAGTGTGATAGCAGAAGCTGGAGGAATGATGATGATGGAAGATGATATTGAGATGGAAACCATTTTTGGTGACGGTTCTTCCTCCAACAGCAGCGGACTTTTTAATAAACTAAAAGGTGCTGGGAAACGCGTATTAACTGGTGAAAGTTTATTTATGACGGTATATACAAATAACGGATATCACAAGCGAAAAGTATCTTTCGCTTCACCTTTTCCAGGTAAGATTATTCCTGTCGATTTAGAGCAGCTCGATCATAAAATCATTTGTCAAAAAAGCTCCTTTTTATGCGCTGCCAAAGGCGTATCCGTTGGTATTGACTTTCAAAAAAAACTAGGAACGGGCTTCTTTGGCGGTGAAGGTTTTATTATGCAAAAATTAGAAGGCAATGGCCTCGCATTTTTGCATGCAGGCGGCACCATTCATAAGAGACAGCTGCAGCCGGGTGAACGCCTTCGTGTAGATACTGGCTGTTTAGTGGCCATGACCCGTGATGTAAATTACAACATCGAATATGTAGGGAAAATTAAAACAGCTCTGTTTGGAGGAGAAGGCATGTTTTTTGCTACTCTGTCAGGACCGGGAACAGTTTGGATTCAATCTCTTCCTTTTAGTCGACTAGCCGATCGCGTTTTATCAAGTGCAGTTTCACCAACGGGAGGTAAAGGTGAAGGCAGTATCCTTGGTTCTTTAGGTGATTTCTTAAACGGTGACAACAGATAAAATAAAAAGGTGTAGTCGTTGACTACACCTTTTTTATTTATTGATTTAATAAATTTTTAGTGGAATGAATTCCCCAAATATCAGATGCATATTCCTCAATCGTTCGGTCACTAGAAAAAAAGCCGGAATGTGCAATGTTCGTCGCACTCATTTGAAGCCATTTATTTTCATTTCCATAAGCTTCGTTTACTTTTTGCTGTGCCGTAACGTATGAGTCAAAGTCACGGAGTACGTAGTATTCATCATTTTGCATTAATAATGAATCATATATAGGCTCGAATAAGTCATATGTGTCAGGTAAGAAGCCGTTTGTGAGCTGCTCGAGCACTTGTCGAATCCGCTTATCATGATGGTAATAATCATAGGCACGGTATCCTCCATTTTGCTGATAGCTCAATACTTCTTCGGCTTTTAACCCAAAAATAAAGACATTATCTTTTCCTACTGCCTCGCTAATTTCGACGTTCGCTCCGTCCATCGTACCAAGAGTTAACGCTCCGTTCATCATGAATTTCATATTTCCCGTTCCCGAAGCTTCTTTGCTGGCGGTTGAAATCTGTTCGCTGACATCCGCTGCAGGAAAGATATACTCAGCAAGTGACACTCGATAGTTTTCTAAAAAAACGACTTTTAAAAACGGTGATGTTTGTGGATCATGATTGACAACATCAGCTACAGAATTAATTAGCTTGATGACTTTTTTTGCATAATAATAGCCGGGAGAAGCTTTCGCACCAAAAATAAATGTACGAGGCACGATTTGAAAATTAGGGTCTTCTTTTAATCGATTGTACAAATACATAATGTGCAGTACATTTAAAAGCTGTCTTTTATAAGCATGAAGCCTTTTAACCTGTACATCAAAAATAGAATGTGAATCTATTTTAATTCCCGTTTGCTCTTGAATAATATCGGCAAGCAGCTTTTTACGCTGTTGTTTTACTGTTTTTAGTCCTTGTAAAAAGCTTGGATCTTCCACATACTCTTGGAGCTTTATAAGAGAATGCGGCTGTTTAATCCATTTATCTCCTATCACCTCGGTAATAAGAGAGGAAAGCTGCGGGTTAGCTTTTAACAACCAGCGCCGGTGGGTAATTCCATTCGTTTTATTGTTAAATTTAGCAGGATAAAACTGATAAAAATCTTTCATTTCTCGTTCTTTTAAAATATCAGTATGAATCTTTGCCACGCCGTTTACTTTATAACTTCCCACAATTGCTAAATGAGCCATCTTTACTAGCCCGTGCGCTAAAATAGCCATATTTTCAATCCGCTGCCAGTCTCCTGGATATGCTTCCCATAATTCTTTACAAAAGCGCTCATTAATTTCTTCAATAATCATATACACTCGTGGAAGCAAGGGTTGAAATAAATCAATCGGCCATTTCTCAAGGGCTTCAGAAAGAGTCGTATGGTTTGTGTATGAAATGGTATTGGACGTAATATGCCATGCATCTTCCCATTCCATTTTTTCTTCATCCAGTAAAATTCTCATTAGCTCAGGAATCGCAAGTACAGGATGCGTATCGTTAATATGAATGGCTACTTTTTCGTGAAAGTTTGTAAGTGTTTGATAGGTATTTCGATGTGCTCTGATAATACTTTGTAAGCTAGCTGACACAAGAAAATATTGCTGTTTCAACCTTAATATTTTACCATCTTCATGTGTATCATCCGGATATAAAAATTCTGATACAGCCTCTGTTTGACGCTTATACTCCATCACATCTTTATGTACTGGAAATGATGAAGGCTCCGCATTCCAAAGGCGAAGTGTATTCACTGTATCTGTTTTATACCCGATAACCGGGATGTCATAAGGAACAGCAGAGACGGGTTCTCCTTTTACATGACGAAAAGAGAATGTTCCGTCTTCCTGTACCATTTCAACTTCGCCCCAAAAGTTCACTTCGATTGCTTGATCTAATTTGCGTACTTCCCATGAATTCCCATGCCTTAACCATTGTTCTGGGAGCTCAATTTGAAAGCCGTTTACAATCTTTTGATCAAACAAACCGTGTTTATAGCGAATCCCATAACCGTGACCAGGAAGATTAAGTGAAGCAAGAGAATCTAAAAAACAAGCAGCAAGCCTGCCTAATCCCCCGTTTCCTAATCCTGCGTCTACTTCGATTTCCTCAATATTTTCAAGTGAAATATTCAGATCACTTAATCCTTCTTTTACAACTTCCCGAATTCCTAAGTTCAACAGATTTTGACCCAACAGTCTGCCTAATAAAAATTCGATAGAAAGATAATACACTTGCTTTGTATGTGAAGACCTATGAATTTCATTGGTTGAAATCCAATCGCTGCTAATATACTCTCGCACCATATTTCCTAATGTATGATAGTGATCTTGAACAGTAGATTCTTTAAAGCTCTTTCCATATGTCATTTCCAGCTTTTTTAAAAAAGCCTCTTGAAAGCTTTTTTTATCAGAGAACAATCTGCTCACCCTTTCACGATGGAGTAGATGTCAAATTTGAATACAATTGATTATATTTAAATGCCGATTGCCCCCAGCTATAATCCTGACTCATAGCATCCATCATTAATTTTTTCCATACATCTTTCTGGTGATAAAATGAAACAGCTCTTTCTAACGTATGAAGCATGTCATGAGCATTATAATTCTTAAAAGAGAAGCCATTTCCCTCTCCGCTATATTCATTATAAGCTTTGACCGTGTCATTCAGGCCGCCCGTTTCACGCACGACTGGAATGGTTCCATACTTTAAGGCTATTAATTGTCCGAGTCCGCAAGGCTCAAAACGGGAAGGCATTAAAAATAAATCCGTACCGGCATAAACTTTATGAGCAAGTTCCTCATTAAAACCAATAATGGCTTTTACTTGTTGCGGGTACGTATCTTCCATCTCACGGAAAAACTGCTCAAACTCGTGTTCGCCAGTTCCTAAAATAACAATTTGGGCTCCTAAGTTAACCGTCTCATGGAAAACGTGCTTGACTAAATCCAATCCCTTCTGCTGGGTTAACCTTGTAACCATCGAAATAATTGGAACATCGTTATTTTCCTCTAATTCAAGATAGCGCTGGAGCTCTTTTTTATTTTTATATTTTCCTTCAATCTCTTCTACAGAATAAGGATAAGATATAAGCTGATCTGCGTCTGGGCTATAAGCTTCTTCATCGATTCCATTTACAATCCCAATTAAATCTTGATTTCGCTGACGCAATAATCCATCTAAACTTTCTCCGTAATAGGGCATTTGAATTTCATCTCGATATGTAGGACTTACCGTGGTAATTTTATCAGCTGATACAAGAGCCGCTTTCATAAAATTAATATTCCCATAAAACTCGAGCTGGCTTGTAGTAAAATAATAATCATTTAAATTTAATAGCTCATATAAATTGCTTTTAGGGAAAATTCCTTGGAATTGCAAGTTATGAATCGTAAAGACCGTCTGGATATGATCATACATATCATAATTAGCACGAAGTAAAAATGGAATCATAGCCGTATGCCAGTCGTGACAATGAATGATATCAGGCTCATTCTCTAAAAATGGGATAGCTTCAAGCACAGCTCTGCTGAAGAAAGCAAATCGTTCAGCGTCATCGTAGTGCCCATATAAGCTATCTCTTTTAAAATAATATTCATTATCAATGAAAATATATTTAACGCCATCCATCGTTAACGATTCAATCCCACAGTACTGTCTTCTCCACCCAACCTGCACATGAATAACTTTTTCAAGCACCATTTCATCTTGATAATGTTGAGGAATGGTTCCGTACTTTGGCATGACTACACATACGTTCGTTCCTAACTTTTTTAATTCTTTAGGCAGGGCACCTGCTACGTCTGCTAATCCTCCTGTTTTAATAAAAGGTACACATTCTGATACAGCAAATAATACATTCACGACTTCATCAACGCTCCTTGAGTTGTTCCTTTAGCAATGACTCTAGGTAGACCTGACTCACCTAGCAACGTTTCATTACTTCCTATTTTCACATCTTTGTCTAAAACAACATTTTCTAATACACTATTTTCTAAAATAACGCCTTTTTGCATCACAATGCTATTCTTAACGACCGTACCTTTTCCAATTTTAACGCCTCGGAAGATAATACTATTTTCCACATGTCCTTCAATCACGCACCCGTTTGCGATCATTGAGTTTTTCACAACCGCTTTTTTTGCGTAACGAGTAGGCGGTTCATCTTTTACTTTAGTGAAAACAGGACGTTCGTTGATAAATAACTGCTTCCAAACATCTGGAGATAAAATTTCCATACTTGTTTTATAGTAGGCATCTAAGCTAGAAATCTCAGCCGTATATCCATGGTGCTCGTACTTTTCTACACGATGAGATTGTGCCATATATCGAACCATTTCTTTAATCGTATAAAAATCATGCGATTCATTTTGCAAAATATTAACTAGAATAGATTTATTAATAATATACATATTAAGCGATTTATCACCCTGCTTCATTTCAGTAATATCTGCATTTGAAGCAATATGACGCTGCAGCACGTGCTCAAAGTCAACTGTACATATCGTATAACTATTAGCAATTAATACGTATTCCTGCTTACTTCTTAAGAAATAAT
The genomic region above belongs to Priestia megaterium and contains:
- a CDS encoding TraR/DksA C4-type zinc finger protein — its product is MTLSKQEISQLKQNLQQQQADIQSHFDQNDHFGLTRSDAHDAVGELSSYDNHPGDTATETYEREKDLALNEHAKQELHEIEEALQAIAHSTYGTCKVCGADISFERLQAVPTTLYCREHSPSQDIPKHRPVEENVLHHPFGQYDYDDTETTGYDAEDSWQDVARYGTSESPSDFIEDTSNYSETYIEADEAIGYVEDYENFAATDLYGQPLPIYPSKEHERYENALDEEGTMTIFGDLPAYEKDPYTEKE
- a CDS encoding TIGR00266 family protein, with translation MNAHEIDYKLYGDDMQFVEIELDPSESVIAEAGGMMMMEDDIEMETIFGDGSSSNSSGLFNKLKGAGKRVLTGESLFMTVYTNNGYHKRKVSFASPFPGKIIPVDLEQLDHKIICQKSSFLCAAKGVSVGIDFQKKLGTGFFGGEGFIMQKLEGNGLAFLHAGGTIHKRQLQPGERLRVDTGCLVAMTRDVNYNIEYVGKIKTALFGGEGMFFATLSGPGTVWIQSLPFSRLADRVLSSAVSPTGGKGEGSILGSLGDFLNGDNR
- a CDS encoding glycogen/starch/alpha-glucan phosphorylase; translation: MFSDKKSFQEAFLKKLEMTYGKSFKESTVQDHYHTLGNMVREYISSDWISTNEIHRSSHTKQVYYLSIEFLLGRLLGQNLLNLGIREVVKEGLSDLNISLENIEEIEVDAGLGNGGLGRLAACFLDSLASLNLPGHGYGIRYKHGLFDQKIVNGFQIELPEQWLRHGNSWEVRKLDQAIEVNFWGEVEMVQEDGTFSFRHVKGEPVSAVPYDIPVIGYKTDTVNTLRLWNAEPSSFPVHKDVMEYKRQTEAVSEFLYPDDTHEDGKILRLKQQYFLVSASLQSIIRAHRNTYQTLTNFHEKVAIHINDTHPVLAIPELMRILLDEEKMEWEDAWHITSNTISYTNHTTLSEALEKWPIDLFQPLLPRVYMIIEEINERFCKELWEAYPGDWQRIENMAILAHGLVKMAHLAIVGSYKVNGVAKIHTDILKEREMKDFYQFYPAKFNNKTNGITHRRWLLKANPQLSSLITEVIGDKWIKQPHSLIKLQEYVEDPSFLQGLKTVKQQRKKLLADIIQEQTGIKIDSHSIFDVQVKRLHAYKRQLLNVLHIMYLYNRLKEDPNFQIVPRTFIFGAKASPGYYYAKKVIKLINSVADVVNHDPQTSPFLKVVFLENYRVSLAEYIFPAADVSEQISTASKEASGTGNMKFMMNGALTLGTMDGANVEISEAVGKDNVFIFGLKAEEVLSYQQNGGYRAYDYYHHDKRIRQVLEQLTNGFLPDTYDLFEPIYDSLLMQNDEYYVLRDFDSYVTAQQKVNEAYGNENKWLQMSATNIAHSGFFSSDRTIEEYASDIWGIHSTKNLLNQ
- the glgA gene encoding glycogen synthase GlgA, with amino-acid sequence MNVLFAVSECVPFIKTGGLADVAGALPKELKKLGTNVCVVMPKYGTIPQHYQDEMVLEKVIHVQVGWRRQYCGIESLTMDGVKYIFIDNEYYFKRDSLYGHYDDAERFAFFSRAVLEAIPFLENEPDIIHCHDWHTAMIPFLLRANYDMYDHIQTVFTIHNLQFQGIFPKSNLYELLNLNDYYFTTSQLEFYGNINFMKAALVSADKITTVSPTYRDEIQMPYYGESLDGLLRQRNQDLIGIVNGIDEEAYSPDADQLISYPYSVEEIEGKYKNKKELQRYLELEENNDVPIISMVTRLTQQKGLDLVKHVFHETVNLGAQIVILGTGEHEFEQFFREMEDTYPQQVKAIIGFNEELAHKVYAGTDLFLMPSRFEPCGLGQLIALKYGTIPVVRETGGLNDTVKAYNEYSGEGNGFSFKNYNAHDMLHTLERAVSFYHQKDVWKKLMMDAMSQDYSWGQSAFKYNQLYSNLTSTPS
- a CDS encoding glucose-1-phosphate adenylyltransferase family protein; this encodes MNNQMLGIIDACTNTTALQPLTFYRSIAAIPFAGRYRLIDFTLSNMVNSGISSVAIFPRDRYRALMDHIGSGKEWDLDRKRDGLFIFPPMTSDLHLESPSLFTQFRYHIDYFLRSKQEYVLIANSYTICTVDFEHVLQRHIASNADITEMKQGDKSLNMYIINKSILVNILQNESHDFYTIKEMVRYMAQSHRVEKYEHHGYTAEISSLDAYYKTSMEILSPDVWKQLFINERPVFTKVKDEPPTRYAKKAVVKNSMIANGCVIEGHVENSIIFRGVKIGKGTVVKNSIVMQKGVILENSVLENVVLDKDVKIGSNETLLGESGLPRVIAKGTTQGALMKS